One part of the Salinimonas iocasae genome encodes these proteins:
- a CDS encoding undecaprenyl-phosphate glucose phosphotransferase, which yields MKFNLLQSQALNSNSSSRDERRSGITGHYQSSFSTVYRLIDLSLITVCFYAAVFYYELTLTTTGMILLFINVVSFQLAAEALDLYRSWRSSRTSSMLKSAAGTWLLSFVVTLTLGFLFSHSVTLSPAMVMFWFATSFVALTVWRGIMRQFLFKVRRSGMNTRSAIIVGATEVGYDMAQQMAANEHLGIQFKGMYDDRPSDRLTAEQKHDIKGSIDDAIELARHHQVDYIYIALPTAAEGRIKNILEKCSDTTANVYLIPNFFMYSLLNSRWQTVGNVQALSIYDTPFQGANDVLKRIEDVVVSSIILAFLAIPMLCIAAAVKLTSKGPAIFKQKRYGLDGKEITVYKFRSMSTQDNGPEVKQATKNDPRVTKLGAFLRKTSLDELPQFINVLQGRMSIVGPRPHAVAHNEQYRKLITGYMLRHKIRPGITGWAQVNGLRGETETVNKMAKRVEYDLDYMHRWSVWFDLKIILKTVVGGFSGNNVY from the coding sequence ATGAAATTCAACTTACTGCAAAGTCAGGCGCTAAATAGCAACAGTAGTTCTCGTGATGAGAGAAGAAGTGGTATCACAGGTCACTATCAAAGCAGTTTCTCTACGGTGTATCGTCTTATCGATCTGTCGCTGATTACCGTCTGTTTCTACGCTGCCGTTTTTTATTACGAACTGACTCTGACCACTACAGGTATGATACTGCTGTTTATCAACGTTGTATCGTTTCAACTGGCCGCTGAGGCACTGGACCTGTATCGCTCATGGCGCAGCAGCCGAACCAGCTCTATGCTCAAAAGTGCCGCAGGCACCTGGTTGTTGAGCTTCGTGGTAACGCTGACGCTTGGCTTTTTATTCTCACATAGCGTAACCCTGTCTCCGGCCATGGTAATGTTTTGGTTTGCAACGTCGTTTGTGGCACTCACAGTTTGGCGCGGCATTATGCGTCAGTTTCTGTTCAAGGTACGCCGCAGTGGCATGAATACGCGCTCAGCGATTATTGTTGGTGCCACAGAGGTTGGCTACGACATGGCACAGCAAATGGCTGCTAATGAACACCTTGGCATTCAGTTTAAAGGCATGTATGACGACCGCCCTTCCGACCGTTTAACTGCTGAACAAAAGCATGATATCAAAGGCAGTATTGACGACGCCATTGAACTAGCGCGTCACCACCAGGTTGATTACATTTATATCGCCCTGCCTACCGCTGCAGAGGGCCGTATTAAAAACATTCTTGAAAAATGCAGCGATACCACGGCAAATGTTTATCTCATCCCGAATTTCTTTATGTATTCACTGCTTAATTCGCGCTGGCAGACAGTTGGTAATGTGCAGGCGCTAAGTATCTACGATACGCCTTTCCAGGGTGCTAACGATGTACTAAAACGTATTGAGGATGTTGTAGTATCCAGCATTATTCTGGCCTTTTTAGCTATTCCTATGCTCTGTATCGCGGCCGCGGTCAAACTGACGTCTAAGGGACCGGCTATCTTTAAACAAAAGCGCTATGGATTGGATGGTAAAGAAATTACAGTTTATAAATTCCGCTCTATGTCTACGCAAGACAATGGGCCGGAAGTTAAGCAGGCGACCAAAAATGATCCTCGGGTAACAAAGCTGGGTGCGTTTTTACGTAAGACCTCTTTGGATGAGTTGCCTCAGTTTATCAATGTTTTACAGGGACGAATGTCGATTGTAGGGCCCAGACCACATGCGGTTGCCCATAACGAGCAATACCGAAAGCTGATCACAGGCTACATGTTGCGTCATAAAATTCGCCCGGGTATTACTGGCTGGGCACAGGTTAATGGTCTTCGCGGTGAAACAGAAACTGTTAACAAGATGGCGAAGCGGGTGGAATACGACTTAGATTACATGCATCGTTGGTCGGTCTGGTTTGACTTAAAAATTATCTTAAAGACCGTGGTTGGCGGGTTCTCCGGCAACAACGTTTACTAA
- a CDS encoding hydrogen peroxide-inducible genes activator, whose protein sequence is MKWPNLKHLHYLVTLHQEQHFHRAAHRCNVSQSTLSTAIQNLEEHFGSQLLEREHKTFVFTSLGLDVVERSKLILQEAGELVEYAQNAGNWQSGKLKLGVIPTIAPFLFEGLIGAFNAFLPEIGLELQEDTTDNLLQQLSDGELDLLVLALPMETPGCKQMVLGHDPFHLVAHEELSKTLPNPLDISTLPKKSIFLLQQEHCMTGHAVSACGLQHQEQVSSLAASSLYTLVQLANSKLGYTFLPELAINQDILKNTALKAMPAEDDAFREIGLVWRSGTTRMRLFRRIGEILAPLLPYPTLN, encoded by the coding sequence ATGAAGTGGCCTAATCTAAAGCATTTGCACTACTTAGTGACACTGCATCAGGAACAGCACTTTCACCGGGCCGCGCACCGGTGTAATGTCAGTCAGTCGACGTTGAGTACGGCAATCCAGAATCTGGAGGAACATTTCGGTTCTCAATTGCTGGAGCGTGAACATAAAACATTTGTTTTCACTTCCCTGGGGTTGGATGTGGTAGAGCGAAGTAAACTGATACTGCAGGAAGCTGGCGAGTTAGTCGAATATGCACAGAATGCAGGAAACTGGCAGAGTGGAAAGCTTAAACTGGGCGTGATCCCTACCATAGCGCCGTTCCTGTTTGAGGGGTTAATTGGTGCATTTAACGCGTTTTTACCGGAAATTGGACTCGAGTTGCAGGAAGACACAACGGACAACTTACTGCAGCAACTTAGTGACGGAGAACTTGATTTGCTGGTACTTGCGCTGCCAATGGAAACGCCGGGGTGTAAGCAAATGGTGCTTGGCCATGACCCCTTTCATCTTGTCGCGCACGAAGAACTAAGTAAGACATTGCCCAACCCGCTGGATATTTCGACATTGCCGAAAAAAAGCATATTTTTGCTGCAACAAGAGCATTGTATGACAGGACATGCGGTGAGTGCCTGTGGTCTGCAACATCAGGAGCAGGTCAGTAGTCTGGCTGCAAGTAGCCTATATACGCTGGTGCAGCTGGCGAACAGCAAGCTGGGCTATACCTTCTTACCTGAGCTGGCAATTAATCAGGATATTCTTAAAAACACAGCACTTAAAGCAATGCCTGCTGAAGATGATGCGTTCAGAGAAATCGGGCTGGTGTGGCGCTCAGGCACCACCAGAATGCGCTTATTCAGACGCATAGGTGAGATACTGGCGCCGCTGTTACCATATCCGACACTCAACTGA